In Agrobacterium tumefaciens, one genomic interval encodes:
- a CDS encoding SDR family NAD(P)-dependent oxidoreductase: MDMNLRGKRGLVTGSSAGIGAAIAAMLAVEGAAVVVHGRDPERTEKVAQSIISSGGDADTAIGDLSNDEGADAVAAQALRNGAIDILVNNAGFYHHLDWHTATPQRWVETYEVNALSGVRMIQRLVPAMVGRGWGRVIQIGGGLASQPIPMQPDYEASLAARHNLAVSLARRLKNTGVTSNIVSPGAILVPAVKELLEKIASQHGWGETWDEIERGCVNDMVPNDVGRLGRPDEIAGAVTYLASGYADYISGATIRVDGGTVRSAF; this comes from the coding sequence ATGGATATGAATTTGAGAGGCAAGCGTGGTCTGGTGACGGGATCGTCCGCGGGGATTGGCGCGGCCATAGCCGCGATGCTCGCGGTTGAGGGAGCAGCAGTTGTGGTCCACGGGCGCGATCCGGAGCGTACCGAGAAAGTTGCTCAGTCGATCATTTCGTCCGGAGGCGATGCCGATACGGCGATCGGCGACCTGTCCAACGATGAGGGTGCCGATGCAGTCGCTGCGCAGGCCCTCCGAAATGGTGCAATCGACATCCTCGTCAACAACGCCGGCTTTTATCACCATCTCGACTGGCACACAGCGACACCGCAACGGTGGGTGGAAACATACGAAGTGAATGCCCTGTCTGGCGTGCGAATGATCCAGCGGCTTGTGCCCGCTATGGTCGGTCGTGGCTGGGGCCGGGTTATCCAGATCGGTGGTGGTTTGGCGAGCCAGCCAATCCCGATGCAGCCGGACTACGAAGCTTCGTTGGCAGCAAGACATAATCTCGCGGTCTCACTTGCGAGAAGGCTGAAAAATACCGGGGTCACATCGAACATAGTCTCCCCCGGAGCTATCCTCGTGCCCGCCGTCAAGGAATTGCTCGAAAAGATTGCCTCGCAGCATGGTTGGGGCGAGACCTGGGATGAGATCGAGCGCGGCTGCGTCAACGATATGGTCCCGAACGATGTCGGTCGCCTTGGCCGCCCAGATGAGATTGCCGGGGCAGTAACCTATCTGGCAAGCGGTTACGCGGACTACATCAGCGGCGCGACCATTCGCGTCGATGGTGGGACTGTGCGATCGGCTTTCTGA
- a CDS encoding HAMP domain-containing histidine kinase, whose product MMQTTRPSASLWWKLSWQLSLVFVAVVAAVIVGLCVYGAMILSPNVGLKDRLTHALEGSLTRDQQGRLVIKESAQLRSFKTENDRLWFVAATQDGQLVSFGTTPDYYQGLAPYVRLIRDGDVRGASGTQEKASIDAIETPLGEIRVMYGGNTSTTDNILTMLTSLAPIYVPLLAIALPALFLTIPRIVGRGLAGLKDVAKMAPEIDPRRPGTRLPISKVPKEVAPLIVAFNSMLERLEEQFLARQRFLIDAAHELRTPIAIMQTRIEGMDEGRERRRLLDDVARLADTAEQLLAFERNDQTDDLQETMDLVDIARTVVADLAPVAIAAGYDISFESEIETLKRKGSPSALTRAITNLVRNAIDHGGNTGAIVVAVSSDAVISVSDQGPGIPADQQELIFEPFYRVTPRSKGAGLGLALVRQIVSRHGGKVTIDSSSAGTTFAIRF is encoded by the coding sequence TTGATGCAGACGACCCGCCCAAGCGCCTCACTCTGGTGGAAGTTGAGCTGGCAACTAAGCCTCGTTTTTGTCGCCGTGGTGGCCGCCGTTATTGTAGGATTGTGCGTTTACGGCGCAATGATCCTCTCGCCCAATGTCGGGCTGAAGGACAGGCTGACTCATGCGCTTGAGGGTTCGCTAACACGCGATCAACAGGGACGACTCGTCATCAAAGAGAGCGCCCAACTTCGATCGTTCAAAACAGAGAACGACCGCCTATGGTTCGTTGCCGCGACTCAGGACGGCCAACTGGTGAGTTTCGGCACCACTCCCGACTATTATCAGGGTCTAGCGCCATACGTTCGCTTGATCAGAGATGGCGACGTTCGAGGCGCGAGCGGAACGCAGGAAAAAGCCTCGATCGACGCCATCGAAACCCCTCTCGGTGAAATCAGGGTCATGTACGGCGGCAATACCAGCACGACTGACAATATTTTGACGATGCTGACCAGTCTTGCGCCAATCTACGTCCCGCTGTTGGCGATCGCGCTGCCAGCGTTGTTTCTGACCATCCCGCGCATCGTCGGCCGGGGGCTCGCAGGCTTGAAAGACGTCGCTAAAATGGCGCCGGAAATCGATCCCCGTCGCCCGGGGACGCGGCTTCCGATCAGCAAGGTGCCAAAAGAGGTGGCACCACTGATCGTTGCCTTCAACAGCATGCTGGAACGACTCGAAGAGCAGTTCCTTGCCAGGCAGCGATTTCTGATCGACGCGGCGCATGAACTCAGGACGCCGATCGCCATCATGCAGACCCGCATCGAAGGCATGGATGAGGGCAGGGAGCGCCGGCGTCTTCTCGACGATGTCGCGCGGCTTGCCGACACGGCCGAGCAGCTTCTGGCTTTCGAGCGCAACGATCAGACCGATGACCTGCAGGAAACTATGGATCTCGTCGACATCGCGAGGACGGTGGTGGCGGATCTCGCCCCGGTTGCTATCGCGGCAGGCTATGACATCTCGTTCGAGAGCGAGATTGAGACCCTGAAGCGGAAGGGCAGCCCATCAGCGCTCACGCGAGCGATCACCAACCTCGTTCGCAACGCGATCGATCACGGAGGTAATACCGGCGCAATCGTCGTCGCCGTCTCTTCTGATGCGGTGATTTCTGTTTCTGATCAGGGACCGGGCATCCCGGCAGATCAGCAGGAACTGATTTTCGAGCCATTCTACCGGGTAACGCCTCGTAGCAAGGGGGCTGGTCTTGGTCTGGCGCTTGTCAGGCAGATCGTTTCACGCCATGGCGGAAAAGTGACGATCGACAGTTCTTCTGCTGGGACGACGTTTGCGATCCGCTTCTAG
- a CDS encoding transcriptional regulator codes for MREVVVASPAYLQRQGMPEEPADLLRHECIRARMTGGRIYHWEFSRGGRSYTLNVPGRLTLDDSGLMLDAALNGVGLAYLSERAVAPFLSTGRLKKVLDDWTPATSALSLYYPGRRQVPQKLRAFIELARSYSRTAAESDTSPRSVG; via the coding sequence ATTCGGGAGGTCGTGGTTGCTTCGCCGGCCTATCTCCAGCGGCAAGGGATGCCAGAAGAACCAGCAGATCTCTTGAGACATGAGTGTATTCGTGCCCGCATGACAGGTGGCCGTATCTATCATTGGGAGTTTTCGCGAGGAGGTAGAAGTTATACCCTGAATGTTCCAGGTCGTTTAACACTGGACGACAGTGGGCTTATGCTCGATGCGGCTTTGAACGGTGTGGGGCTTGCCTATCTTTCCGAGAGAGCGGTCGCACCGTTTTTGAGTACCGGTCGCCTAAAGAAGGTTCTTGACGATTGGACACCGGCCACGTCCGCGCTTTCCCTATACTACCCAGGCCGCCGGCAGGTTCCCCAGAAATTGCGAGCGTTCATTGAACTGGCTCGCAGCTATTCGCGCACTGCAGCCGAATCTGATACGTCTCCCAGAAGCGTGGGTTAG
- a CDS encoding Tn3 family transposase codes for MAKRKLLKDQDRRKLVDIPVDEDNLIRHYSLSLADRLEIELRRRNHNRLGFAIQLCLMRYPGRVLGAEETPPRAMLKYVADQIGAAPDEFALYARREETRRDHMARLMVYLDTRSATLQDRRAALLAAIQAATMSDDGAAIASSTVAAFRERGALLPAIDTIERIGLAGRAIARRRAERTLIEDIPLDRLQSLDRLLEVDPSIGQTRFHWLRSAPEAPAASNLVGLTERIAFLRRLEIDPELQARVSSGRWDQMIREGNATPAWLANDFNASRRHALIVAQVIKLCQKLTDDAVTMFIKLMGKLFSQANNRKKQRQMDCRANTAKALRMFLDTITALQSANDYGRNALDVLDQKVGWDRLLRMKPELESMVDDNEAPPLTVAAEQYATVHKYIGAFLQAFTFRSAHRHDPLLAAIALLKRLYAEKRRTLPDRVPLTHLSQTDRRLIFEQVKPDRRLYEIATLAALRDRLRSADIWVDGSRSFRPIDEHLMPRSTFITMKEEDRLGLGVQGDGAQWLAEACQMLEFNLQRLAHRARSGKLEGVRLEAGTLIVTPTVGEVPVAAEELNAEISDMYPLVEVPDLLREVHEWTGFADHFTHVRTGDIPKNVSAMLAGVLADATNLGPKRMAGASKGISAHQIGWMRTFHARSETYRAAQACITDVHTQHPHSRLWGNGTTSSSDGQFFRTSDRAAKRGDINLHYGSEPGSKFYSHLSDQYGYFGILPISPTESEAAYVLDGLFDQDTVLDIQEHFTDTGGASDHIFGLFALIGKRFSPRLRNLKDRKFHTLEKSGAYPALSNHIGAPINTALILDHWDDLLHLAASITTRSVVPSTILKKLSASPKQSHLAKALRELGRIERSLFMIEWYSSPALRRRCQAGLNKGEAAHKLKRAVFFHERGEIRDRSFESQAFRASGLNLVVSAIVHWNTVYLDRAVTQLKRAGRDIPDTLLKHISPLSWEHINLTGIYTWDAEHQMPNGFRSLRLPARLRNAA; via the coding sequence ATGGCAAAGCGCAAGCTTCTTAAAGATCAAGATCGCCGGAAGCTTGTCGACATACCAGTCGACGAGGATAACCTAATCCGACACTATTCGTTGTCATTGGCGGATCGCCTGGAGATTGAACTGCGGAGACGTAATCACAATCGGCTCGGCTTCGCCATCCAGCTATGTCTAATGCGATACCCGGGTCGAGTGCTTGGAGCAGAAGAAACTCCGCCTCGCGCCATGCTGAAGTATGTTGCTGATCAGATCGGCGCCGCTCCAGACGAATTTGCCCTCTATGCACGCCGCGAAGAAACCCGTCGGGATCATATGGCGCGGCTAATGGTGTATCTGGATACGAGAAGCGCGACGCTGCAAGATCGCCGCGCCGCGCTATTGGCGGCAATTCAAGCGGCGACCATGTCCGACGACGGTGCTGCGATAGCCAGTTCGACTGTCGCCGCGTTTCGCGAACGCGGCGCTCTTCTGCCGGCGATCGACACGATCGAACGCATCGGCCTTGCCGGCCGTGCCATAGCCCGGCGGCGAGCAGAAAGAACCCTGATTGAAGACATCCCACTCGATAGGCTTCAATCACTGGATAGGCTGTTAGAGGTTGACCCGTCGATCGGCCAGACCCGCTTTCATTGGCTGCGTTCGGCACCAGAAGCGCCGGCCGCGTCGAACCTCGTCGGGCTGACCGAGCGGATAGCCTTTCTGCGGCGGCTGGAGATCGATCCGGAACTGCAGGCGCGCGTGTCATCCGGACGGTGGGACCAGATGATCCGGGAGGGCAACGCAACGCCGGCCTGGCTTGCCAACGACTTCAACGCCAGCCGTCGCCACGCTCTGATCGTGGCCCAAGTCATCAAGCTTTGCCAGAAGCTCACGGACGATGCGGTGACGATGTTCATCAAGCTGATGGGTAAATTGTTCTCGCAAGCCAACAATCGAAAGAAGCAGCGACAGATGGACTGCAGAGCGAATACCGCCAAAGCGCTGCGCATGTTTCTAGATACGATCACCGCACTGCAGTCCGCCAACGACTATGGTCGGAACGCATTGGATGTTCTCGACCAAAAAGTCGGTTGGGACCGGTTGCTTCGGATGAAGCCTGAGCTTGAGTCGATGGTCGACGACAACGAGGCACCGCCGTTGACCGTGGCAGCCGAACAATACGCGACCGTCCACAAATACATTGGTGCATTTCTTCAGGCCTTCACGTTTCGCTCGGCGCATCGCCACGACCCGCTTCTGGCGGCAATTGCACTGCTGAAACGGCTTTATGCCGAGAAGCGGCGGACACTCCCTGATCGCGTGCCGCTCACCCATCTCAGCCAAACTGATCGACGGCTTATCTTCGAACAAGTGAAACCTGATCGCCGTCTCTACGAGATCGCCACGCTAGCGGCTTTGCGAGACCGGCTTAGATCTGCGGATATTTGGGTCGACGGCAGCCGATCTTTCCGGCCGATTGACGAGCATCTGATGCCGCGGTCGACATTCATCACGATGAAGGAAGAAGATCGTCTCGGTTTGGGGGTCCAAGGCGACGGCGCGCAGTGGCTTGCTGAAGCGTGCCAGATGCTCGAGTTCAACCTGCAGCGTCTTGCGCACAGAGCACGATCCGGAAAGCTCGAAGGAGTTCGTCTTGAGGCCGGAACGTTGATCGTCACACCAACCGTCGGCGAAGTCCCCGTGGCAGCAGAGGAACTGAATGCCGAGATCAGCGATATGTATCCGTTGGTCGAGGTTCCCGACTTGTTAAGGGAAGTGCATGAATGGACCGGCTTTGCGGATCACTTCACGCATGTTCGCACCGGCGACATCCCGAAAAATGTCTCTGCCATGCTCGCTGGTGTACTGGCCGATGCGACGAACCTCGGCCCAAAGCGAATGGCGGGCGCCTCCAAGGGGATCAGCGCTCACCAGATTGGGTGGATGCGCACATTCCATGCCCGATCGGAGACCTACCGCGCGGCGCAAGCGTGCATCACCGATGTCCACACCCAGCATCCGCATTCGCGCCTTTGGGGCAATGGCACAACGTCGTCGTCCGATGGCCAATTCTTCCGTACGAGCGACCGGGCTGCAAAGCGCGGCGACATCAATTTGCATTACGGCAGCGAGCCCGGATCGAAATTCTATAGCCATCTGTCAGATCAGTACGGCTACTTCGGCATTTTGCCCATCAGTCCGACCGAAAGCGAGGCGGCCTATGTGCTCGATGGGCTCTTCGACCAGGACACGGTGCTCGACATTCAGGAACACTTTACCGACACGGGCGGTGCCAGTGATCATATCTTCGGGCTGTTCGCCTTGATCGGAAAGCGGTTCTCACCGCGACTGCGCAATCTCAAAGACCGGAAGTTCCACACGCTAGAAAAGAGCGGTGCATATCCGGCGCTGTCGAACCATATCGGGGCGCCGATCAACACCGCCCTGATTCTCGACCATTGGGACGATCTGCTCCATCTCGCGGCGTCGATCACGACGCGGTCCGTGGTACCGTCTACGATCCTGAAGAAGCTTTCTGCGTCTCCGAAGCAAAGCCATCTCGCGAAGGCGCTCCGCGAACTCGGTCGGATTGAGCGTTCGCTCTTCATGATCGAATGGTACTCAAGCCCGGCACTACGGCGGAGATGCCAAGCCGGTCTCAACAAAGGCGAGGCCGCCCATAAGCTGAAGCGCGCTGTCTTTTTCCACGAGCGAGGCGAGATCCGTGACCGGTCGTTCGAAAGCCAAGCTTTCCGCGCCTCGGGGCTCAATCTCGTCGTCAGTGCGATCGTGCACTGGAATACGGTTTATCTTGATCGCGCGGTCACACAGCTGAAACGAGCGGGGCGAGACATTCCTGATACTCTATTGAAACACATATCGCCGCTCAGTTGGGAACATATCAACCTTACCGGCATCTACACATGGGATGCCGAACATCAGATGCCGAACGGATTTCGATCGCTCCGCCTTCCGGCTAGGCTAAGGAACGCCGCGTAA
- a CDS encoding type II toxin-antitoxin system RelE/ParE family toxin — MPVKLLWTPKARADVKNIYIHLGKEQPRSAERYFANFRRKAELLIEHPCLGERHPEVFRTARMLVEAPYVILYETRPDADDVPVHTVEIIRVVDGRRDLSALFKS, encoded by the coding sequence ATGCCCGTTAAGCTTCTCTGGACACCGAAGGCGCGCGCTGACGTTAAAAACATCTACATTCATTTGGGTAAGGAGCAGCCGCGTAGCGCGGAACGGTACTTCGCCAATTTTCGCCGCAAGGCGGAATTGCTCATAGAGCACCCGTGTTTAGGAGAGCGTCATCCGGAAGTATTCCGAACCGCTCGTATGCTGGTCGAAGCGCCCTATGTTATCCTCTATGAAACAAGGCCCGACGCTGATGACGTTCCTGTGCATACCGTGGAGATCATCCGAGTGGTCGATGGACGGCGTGACCTTTCGGCACTGTTTAAGAGTTGA
- a CDS encoding efflux RND transporter periplasmic adaptor subunit has protein sequence MAFKWFARIAKAGMVLGGCTLVFMYLDPTRGTVDANERVKDIVASVSASQASGPLELAQTEVTSVEPVSMAERLRVSGELQPISRVVMRARSAGKVLGLAVREGERVRAGDVVLRFETDDLQSTLLQRESDRDAAEAELTLAVQALSRIEQLDAKNVTSKEQLEKARRDVAANTSKVQSLSAQVDIARVALRDADVTATFDGIVASRAVEAGSRVSADAELLTIVDTSTLEAKVVVSTRDVARVAAGQTAELQIDGMEGQTILGEVARINPVADNGTRFVPVYLRLSNRDGRLWGGMFATGSILVREKAGALVVPAISLRKDETGDYVLKLHSGHLRRQRVTVGQAWNGGSLIEIADGLVDGDTIVTALLPELKPDVAVTVNKAG, from the coding sequence ATGGCCTTCAAATGGTTTGCGAGAATTGCCAAGGCAGGAATGGTCCTGGGCGGCTGCACTCTTGTTTTCATGTATCTCGATCCCACTCGTGGCACGGTCGATGCCAATGAACGGGTCAAGGATATCGTCGCGTCCGTATCCGCATCACAGGCAAGCGGACCGCTTGAGCTGGCACAAACTGAAGTGACGAGTGTCGAGCCGGTTTCGATGGCAGAGCGTCTGCGCGTCAGTGGTGAGCTTCAGCCGATCAGCCGGGTAGTGATGCGGGCAAGAAGCGCCGGCAAGGTCCTCGGACTAGCCGTTCGCGAAGGCGAGCGCGTCAGGGCTGGCGATGTCGTTCTTCGCTTCGAGACGGATGATCTTCAATCGACGCTGTTGCAACGTGAAAGCGACCGCGACGCTGCCGAGGCCGAACTGACACTTGCCGTGCAGGCACTGAGCCGGATCGAACAGCTGGATGCAAAGAACGTCACGTCGAAAGAGCAACTGGAAAAAGCCAGAAGGGACGTCGCCGCGAACACATCTAAGGTGCAGAGCCTTTCGGCGCAGGTCGATATCGCCCGCGTCGCGCTGCGCGATGCGGACGTTACCGCCACCTTCGACGGCATTGTTGCGAGCCGCGCGGTCGAGGCGGGTTCGCGGGTCAGCGCGGATGCCGAACTGCTGACTATCGTCGATACCAGCACTCTCGAGGCGAAGGTCGTTGTCTCAACCCGCGATGTCGCACGCGTGGCTGCAGGGCAGACAGCCGAACTTCAGATCGACGGGATGGAAGGACAAACGATCCTCGGCGAGGTCGCCCGCATCAATCCGGTCGCGGACAATGGGACTCGGTTCGTCCCTGTCTATCTGCGCCTTTCCAATCGCGACGGACGGCTCTGGGGCGGGATGTTCGCGACGGGCTCGATCCTCGTTCGGGAAAAGGCCGGCGCCCTTGTCGTCCCGGCGATATCCCTGCGCAAGGACGAGACCGGCGACTATGTTCTGAAGCTGCACAGCGGCCATCTTCGACGCCAACGGGTTACGGTTGGACAGGCCTGGAACGGCGGTAGCCTGATCGAGATTGCCGACGGCCTGGTCGATGGCGACACGATCGTGACCGCGCTGCTGCCAGAGCTGAAGCCGGATGTCGCCGTGACCGTCAACAAGGCCGGCTGA
- a CDS encoding response regulator transcription factor, producing the protein MRLLLVEDEKELADALMAALSKQGIVIDHAMLLADAGELTRQNTYDVILLDRRLPDGEGLTFIPKLRRAAVLTPVIVLTARNDPKERIEGLDGGADDYLGKPFLVDELMARVRAVLRRPASVVEAKIVVGRMAIDPLNLTVTMDKSPFDLPRRELLVLIALAKRQGKTVLRSVLEAAVYNYEEEIQSNALDAHISRLRKRLADCSAGVSVHNIRGVGYLLKDEV; encoded by the coding sequence ATGAGACTTCTACTGGTCGAGGACGAAAAGGAACTGGCTGATGCCTTGATGGCAGCGCTCAGCAAGCAAGGCATTGTCATCGATCATGCGATGCTGCTCGCAGACGCAGGTGAACTCACACGACAGAACACGTATGATGTGATCCTCCTTGATCGTCGTTTGCCGGATGGGGAGGGCCTCACGTTTATTCCAAAGCTCCGGCGGGCAGCCGTGTTGACCCCCGTGATCGTCCTCACCGCGCGAAATGATCCGAAAGAGCGGATCGAGGGTCTCGACGGGGGAGCGGATGACTATCTCGGCAAACCCTTTCTCGTCGACGAACTGATGGCGCGTGTACGCGCCGTGCTTCGCCGTCCAGCTTCTGTCGTAGAAGCGAAGATCGTCGTCGGCCGCATGGCGATCGATCCGCTTAATCTCACGGTGACCATGGACAAAAGTCCGTTTGATCTTCCGCGCCGCGAACTGCTGGTGCTGATTGCGCTTGCCAAACGTCAGGGCAAAACCGTGCTGCGATCCGTTCTGGAAGCGGCCGTCTACAATTACGAGGAAGAGATCCAGTCAAACGCACTCGATGCGCACATCTCGCGGCTGCGTAAGCGCCTGGCGGATTGCTCTGCTGGCGTGTCCGTCCATAATATTCGTGGCGTCGGTTATTTGCTGAAGGATGAGGTTTGA
- a CDS encoding nucleotidyl transferase AbiEii/AbiGii toxin family protein: MPADFLHRHKDFASLLRIVADQMKVQPVLVEKDYWIMHCLYGLQQLEMAFELKGGTSLSKGYRIINRFSEDIDIRIEPPKAMGVKAGPNHDKAAHHESRKGFYDWLAETITIDGIQKIERDTEFDNETYRSGGIRLYYPETTGTKSGLKDGVLLEAGFDTVAPNINKDISSWAYDYAASRVDLIDNRALAVPCYEPGYTLVEKLQTISTKYRKQQETGQFPANFLRHYYDVYCLLDQPDVQAFLGSDAYVAHKQTRFPKADNQDISSNPAFSLSDSETFGLYERAYERTSALYYHGRPSLKEILASITFYAARL; the protein is encoded by the coding sequence ATGCCAGCTGATTTCCTCCATAGGCACAAGGATTTTGCTTCCCTGCTGCGCATCGTCGCTGACCAGATGAAGGTGCAGCCGGTGCTGGTCGAAAAAGACTACTGGATCATGCATTGCCTGTACGGCCTGCAGCAGTTGGAGATGGCGTTCGAGCTGAAGGGCGGTACCTCGCTCTCGAAAGGATACCGCATCATCAACCGCTTCTCGGAGGATATCGATATCCGTATCGAACCACCGAAGGCGATGGGGGTAAAAGCCGGCCCCAATCACGACAAGGCAGCGCATCATGAAAGCCGGAAGGGCTTCTATGACTGGCTGGCCGAGACGATCACGATCGACGGTATCCAGAAGATCGAGCGCGATACCGAATTCGACAACGAGACGTATCGCAGCGGTGGCATCCGCCTCTACTACCCCGAGACGACCGGCACGAAATCGGGTCTCAAGGACGGCGTGTTGCTCGAAGCCGGCTTCGACACGGTGGCTCCAAATATCAACAAGGACATCAGCTCCTGGGCCTACGATTACGCGGCATCGCGCGTGGACCTGATCGATAATCGCGCACTGGCCGTTCCCTGCTACGAACCCGGCTACACGCTCGTCGAGAAGCTCCAGACCATCTCCACCAAATATCGCAAGCAGCAAGAAACCGGCCAGTTCCCCGCCAATTTCCTCCGGCATTATTACGACGTCTACTGCCTGCTTGACCAACCGGACGTGCAAGCTTTCCTCGGCTCGGACGCGTATGTTGCCCACAAGCAGACGCGCTTCCCGAAGGCCGACAATCAGGACATCAGCAGCAATCCCGCGTTCAGTCTATCCGACTCAGAGACGTTCGGACTTTACGAACGCGCATACGAGCGGACGTCGGCGCTCTATTATCACGGCAGGCCCAGCCTGAAAGAAATCCTCGCCAGCATCACCTTCTACGCCGCGCGCCTCTGA
- a CDS encoding LysR family transcriptional regulator has protein sequence MPINGIIGRSSLVELKAAIAVAESCSFRVAADTLGMSPTAISSTIKSFEDRLGIRLFNRTTRSVSLTSAGKELVGRIVPLLAEIERTLEAAGSHAGHPKGVLRINSSVTAAHAITGILQDFMERCPDVKIELTTETSLIDIVLEGYDAGIRLRDSVPADMVAVPFQFGLDFCVVGSPSYLAERTLPKVPADLMTHKCIRSQHKNGGQYRWEFEWSGEVATLEVPGQLLLDDQSLIFKAAIDGMGLAYVARSVAKEAVKAGKLISLLEEWMPRTSPLCLYYPHNRNTSASLRALIDLIREG, from the coding sequence ATGCCGATAAATGGGATAATTGGCAGAAGTAGTCTGGTCGAACTCAAAGCGGCAATAGCCGTAGCGGAATCCTGCAGTTTTCGCGTCGCGGCCGATACTCTTGGCATGTCGCCAACTGCAATCAGCAGTACGATCAAAAGCTTTGAAGACCGCCTGGGGATCCGCCTTTTCAATCGAACGACGCGCAGCGTGTCCCTCACCTCTGCTGGCAAGGAACTCGTTGGGCGCATTGTCCCCTTACTCGCAGAGATTGAGCGTACCCTTGAAGCGGCAGGAAGTCACGCGGGACATCCGAAAGGTGTACTTCGCATCAACAGTTCGGTGACCGCAGCACACGCCATCACTGGAATACTGCAGGACTTCATGGAGCGCTGTCCCGACGTCAAGATTGAACTTACGACCGAAACCAGTCTGATAGATATTGTCCTGGAAGGCTACGATGCCGGAATTCGGCTAAGAGACTCTGTGCCTGCTGATATGGTAGCGGTGCCTTTTCAATTCGGCCTAGATTTTTGCGTGGTGGGTTCACCGTCCTACCTTGCAGAGAGAACCCTACCAAAGGTTCCCGCCGACCTGATGACGCATAAATGCATTCGCAGTCAACACAAGAACGGCGGGCAATATCGTTGGGAGTTTGAATGGTCTGGCGAGGTTGCAACGCTCGAGGTACCGGGGCAGCTTCTTCTTGACGATCAGTCTCTCATCTTCAAGGCCGCGATCGATGGGATGGGACTTGCATATGTTGCACGTTCGGTCGCGAAAGAGGCCGTCAAGGCCGGAAAACTGATCTCGCTTCTGGAGGAATGGATGCCTCGGACATCTCCGCTTTGTCTGTATTATCCTCACAATCGAAATACGTCAGCGTCGTTAAGAGCGCTGATCGATTTGATAAGAGAGGGATGA
- a CDS encoding DUF3313 domain-containing protein — MSRHRFRLVWLVLPTAALLAGCTSVPLKEGGTLTSYSQLSPPKGKFTKSRTFVDAQGLAGVRTVSIVPTTFSFDAASRIKSPQDRALVSNALDRAVCVSLSDKYQIVLTGQPADLTVRTVVTDIVATNKTMAGVSTAVSLGSSLALPVGIPRLPVGLGGLAVEAEAIDISGTQRAAVVWSKGANSITNNARVSEVGDAYSLAANFGKYLSRMLVSGKEPKGLDLSLPSAQRMNSALGGKPKYAACDAFGRSPGLAGIVADKVGAPPEWTDKKPKTPTQQASTY, encoded by the coding sequence ATGAGCAGGCATCGCTTCCGGCTAGTGTGGCTTGTCCTGCCAACGGCCGCTCTTCTCGCCGGCTGCACGTCCGTTCCTCTAAAGGAGGGCGGGACGTTGACGTCTTACAGTCAGCTCAGCCCGCCGAAAGGCAAGTTTACCAAATCCCGCACCTTTGTTGATGCACAGGGCTTAGCTGGCGTGAGAACAGTCTCGATCGTACCGACGACTTTCTCTTTTGATGCCGCCTCGCGAATTAAGTCACCGCAAGACAGGGCACTGGTCTCCAACGCGCTTGACCGTGCCGTTTGCGTTTCGCTCAGCGATAAGTACCAGATCGTCCTCACGGGTCAGCCTGCCGATCTGACCGTTCGAACCGTCGTGACCGATATTGTCGCGACCAACAAGACCATGGCCGGTGTTTCGACCGCGGTTTCGCTTGGCAGCAGCCTCGCCCTGCCGGTCGGGATTCCGCGACTGCCTGTCGGGCTCGGTGGCCTTGCGGTCGAGGCCGAGGCTATAGACATCAGCGGCACCCAACGGGCAGCTGTCGTCTGGTCGAAGGGCGCCAACTCGATCACTAACAATGCCCGCGTGTCAGAGGTCGGGGACGCTTACAGTCTCGCCGCAAATTTTGGAAAATATCTCTCGCGCATGCTCGTTAGCGGAAAAGAGCCGAAGGGCCTCGACCTCTCGTTGCCCTCTGCGCAACGGATGAATTCGGCACTTGGCGGCAAGCCCAAATACGCAGCCTGTGACGCGTTCGGTCGGTCGCCGGGTCTCGCCGGGATCGTCGCCGACAAGGTCGGCGCACCGCCCGAGTGGACCGACAAGAAGCCGAAGACCCCGACACAACAGGCATCGACGTATTAA